A stretch of the Neodiprion lecontei isolate iyNeoLeco1 chromosome 4, iyNeoLeco1.1, whole genome shotgun sequence genome encodes the following:
- the LOC107216661 gene encoding titin isoform X3, with the protein MAISRELPVTKTGSVVFPCRTTSPHWEVLLHTTNENLTGHFDPRIGFIATEGVNHLLTQEINCSVINEPRALRDMKSVSYRLAHQEDDISIPKPEIDKIALHHMVWGRDQNINCTITVPSSQNLTLQWKAPESVHHQRLITTRFTTDTADPMYTSHISKLTIKNVTENDGGSYTCFIQEFSDDDEAADTCDIKFWDPNHFFVDVRMVEGHDYRSIVGEEGKTSRWNIKIDAYPEYSLHWYKIDHQELKEINFNNSSKYSVSDTFRTDGRLNHLFEIHNSDVYDNGDYLVRVRTKYNTSDLHLNLTIDVQPILKITPYVEYVAPGQSMNFFCTTVSHPLANVTWRYMERPNYPSLDGNRSVTLLDYKELPNINAVTLESQLNIKINYTGHLICRSCNYINCVEVSKLIYVSGVAARKPTIRSNAKDGMIQEGNELRIFCEGDGKLHFSVMDVPSDKDSCNHTINYGPNNASFVCHNATRSDTRWYACAEEGIVIRNTDQTIEHPDEDIAWIHIYVNSTEPFAQMATGRELPVTKRGPAVFPCRTTSPHWIVMAHTRNENLTGHFDPRIGFIATEGVNHLLTQEINCSVINEPRALRDMKSVSYRLAHQEDDIPIPKPEIDKIALHHMVWGRDQNINCTITVPSSQNLTLQWKAPESVHHQRLITTQSTTDTADPMYTSYISKLTIKNVTKNDGGSYTCFIQEFLDDDGAADTCDIKFWDPNHFFVDVRMVEGDDYRSIVGEEGKTSRWNIKIDAYPEYSLHWYKNNGEKTTEIDFNNSSKYSVSDTFRIDGRLNHLFEIHKSDVHDNGEYVIRVRTKHDMSEINLHLTIDASPVPKIIPSLTYVAPGQSTNFLCMTVSHPLANVTWSYMELPNYPSLNGNRSASLLDFGEFTNHDAVTSVSHLNIKINDTGHLTCRSCNYISCVEDTKLISVSDVNASFAIMPLESVAEGDSINITCGISSYLNFSSDEILKWNVNRSDLETGRMRVLKKKTKFTHLSILQISRVTRSDDGIYICDVLDKSKGFKPQAYNLSVAAGRKPKIYEWNMNTSQLVIDTGKKRKDDVILICLADGMPKPEITWLKDNKSLPKHNGYKISQDKSELQMRYLLEQDSGRYTCRVVNRFGSDERSVDVVVNEVFSGQSHIIHLGLICGLVIIIVIIIACMGLKANRKRLWSKKLLKAGSVYFVKKTVECRDPKLNIDDQAKLLSEDKK; encoded by the exons ATGGCCATAAGCAGAGAGTTACCAGTAACGAAAACAGGCTCAGTAGTCTTTCCATGTCGGACAACGTCACCTCATTGGGAAGTGCTTCTTCATACAACAAACGAA AACTTGACGGGACACTTCGATCCAAGAATCGGGTTCATTGCGACGGAAGGTGTAAATCACCTGCTTACTCAGGAAATTAATTGTTCCGTAATCAACGAACCCAGGGCATTACGTGATATGAAGTCAGTTTCGTATCGTCTCGCCCATCAGGAAG ATGATATTTCGATTCCCAAACCAGAGATTGATAAAATCGCGTTACACCACATGGTCTGGGGAAGGGACCAAAATATAAATTGCACAATCACCGTACCTTCTTCTCAAAATCTTACACTTCAATGGAAAGCCCCAGAATCAGTCCAT CATCAGCGGCTAATCACAACCCGGTTCACAACGGATACAGCAGATCCTATGTATACATCTCATATTTCCAAGCTGACAATTAAGAATGTGACGGAAAATGATGGCGGTAGCTACACTTGTTTCATACAAGAATTTTCCGATGATGATGAAGCAGCAGACACGTGTGATATTAAGTTTTGGG ATCCGAACCACTTCTTTGTCGACGTAAGGATGGTTGAAGGTCACGATTATCGATCAATTGTAGGAGAAGAGGGAAAGACTTCCAGATGGAATATTAAGATTGACGCATATCCCGAATACTCGCTGCACTG GTACAAGATCGATCATCAAGAACTTaaggaaattaatttcaacaatagCAGCAAATACTCGGTTAGCGACACCTTCCGGACCGACGGGAGGCTAAACCACCTTTTTGAAATACATAACTCGGACGTGTACGATAATGGCGACTACCTCGTTCGCGTGAGAACGAAATATAACACGAGTGACCTGCATCTTAACTTGACAATTGatg TACAACCGATTCTCAAAATCACTCCTTACGTGGAGTACGTTGCACCAGGCCagtcgatgaattttttctgcaCAACAGTCAGTCATCCGTTAGCAAACGTGACATGGAGGTATATGGAACGGCCTAACTATCCATCATTGGATGGAAATAGATCTGTAACTCTTTTG GATTATAAGGAACTTCCAAACATCAATGCGGTAACCTTGGAGTCACAATTGAACATAAAGATTAACTACACAGGACATCTAATATGCAGAAGCTGCAACTATATAAACTGTGTTGAAGTTTCCAAGTTGATCTACGTTTCTG GCGTTGCAGCACGGAAACCAACGATACGTTCCAACGCGAAAGATGGCATGATCCAAGAAGGAAATGAGCTGAGAATATTCTGTGAGGGTGACGGCAAGCTCCATTTTTCAGTAATGGACGTTCCATCG GATAAAGATTCGTGCAATCATACTATAAATTACGGTCCGAATAACGCCTCCTTCGTTTGCCATAATGCAACTAGAAGCGACACGAGATGGTATGCCTGTGCGGAGGAGGGTATCGTAATCCGTAACACCGACCAAACTATCGAACACCCTGACGAAGACATCGCTTGGATTCATATCTACGTAAATT CTACGGAACCGTTTGCCCAAATGGCCACGGGCAGAGAGTTACCAGTAACGAAAAGAGGCCCAGCAGTCTTTCCATGTCGGACAACGTCACCTCATTGGATTGTGATGGCTCATACACGCAACGAA AACTTGACGGGACACTTCGATCCAAGAATCGGGTTCATTGCGACGGAAGGTGTAAATCACCTGCTTACTCAGGAAATTAATTGTTCCGTAATCAACGAACCCAGGGCATTACGTGATATGAAGTCAGTTTCGTATCGTCTCGCCCATCAGGAAG ATGATATTCCGATTCCCAAACCAGAGATTGATAAAATCGCGTTACACCACATGGTCTGGGGAAGGgatcaaaatataaattgcACAATCACCGTACCTTCTTCTCAAAATCTTACACTTCAATGGAAAGCCCCAGAATCAGTCCAT CATCAGCGGCTAATCACAACACAGTCCACAACGGATACAGCAGATCCTATGTATACATCTTATATTTCCAAGCTGACAATTAAGAATGTGACGAAAAATGATGGCGGTAGCTACACTTGTTTCATACAAGAATTTCTCGATGATGATGGAGCAGCAGACACGTGTGATATTAAGTTTTGGG ATCCGAACCACTTTTTTGTCGACGTAAGGATGGTTGAAGGTGACGATTATCGATCAATTGTAGGAGAAGAGGGAAAGACTTCCAGATGGAATATTAAGATTGACGCATATCCCGAATACTCGCTGCACTG GTACAAGAATAACGGTGAAAAAACCACGgaaatcgatttcaacaatAGCAGCAAATACTCGGTCAGCGACACCTTCCGGATCGACGGAAGGCTAAACCACCTTTTCGAAATACATAAATCGGACGTGCACGATAACGGCGAATATGTCATTCGCGTGAGAACGAAACATGACATGAGTGAAATAAATCTTCACTTGACAATTGATG CCTCGCCGGTTCCCAAAATTATTCCATCCTTGACATACGTTGCACCGGGCCAGTCGACAAATTTTCTCTGCATGACGGTCAGTCATCCGTTGGCAAACGTGACGTGGAGTTATATGGAATTGCCTAACTATCCATCACTGAATGGAAATAGGTCTGCATCTCTTTTG GATTTTGGGGAATTTACAAACCACGATGCGGTGACTTCGGTGTCGCATTTGAACATAAAGATTAACGACACAGGACATCTGACATGCAGAAGCTGCAACTATATTAGCTGTGTTGAAGATACCAAATTAATCTCCGTTTCTG ACGTCAACGCGTCGTTCGCTATAATGCCTCTTGAATCTGTCGCGGAAGGTGATAGCATCAATATCACGTGTGGTATTTCAAGTTATCTTAATTTTAGTAGCGATGAGATTCTTAAATGGAACGTTAATCGTTCGG atcTTGAAACAGGAAGAATGAgagttttgaaaaagaaaacaaaatttacgcATCTTTCAATACTTCAAATAAGCAGAGTGACTCGATCGGACGATGGGATTTACATTTGTGATGTTCTCGACAAGAGTAAGGGCTTCAAACCCCAGGCGTATAACTTGTCGGTGGCGG CTGGGCGTAAACCAAAAATATACGAATGGAATATGAACACTTCTCAGTTAGTGATTGACACTggcaaaaaacgaaaagacgACGTAATTCTCATATGCTTAGCTGACGGAATGCCAAAACCAGAAATCACCTGGTTGAAG GATAACAAGTCACTGCCGAAACACAATGGGTACAAAATTTCGCAAGACAAATCTGAGCTCCAGATGCGATACCTTCTCGAGCAAGATAGTGGACGATATACGTGTCGAGTTGTGAATCGTTTTGGCAGCGATGAAAGATCCGTGGATGTTGTAGTGAATGAAG TGTTTTCAGGACAAAGTCACATAATTCATCTTGGGTTGATCTGCGGGCTTGTCATAATTATTGTCATAATCATTGCTTGCATGGGACTTAAAGCGAACCGTAAGAGA CTTTGGAGTAAGAAGCTGCTCAAGGCAGGATCAgtttattttgtgaaaaagaCGGTCGAATGCCGAGACCCCAAGTTGAACATCGATGATCAAGCCAAGTTATTATCTGAAGATAAGAAATAA